In Brachybacterium fresconis, the genomic stretch GGGAACATGCCCGCCGGGGTGGTGGTCGGGTTCTCCTGCAGGGCTCCGACGATCATGAAGTAGAAGGGGAAGATGAACACCAGCGCCGCGAGCGCGAGGATCACGTACAGCGCGATCCGGGTGGGAATGCGGGACCTCATGTCAGCTCTCCTTCGTCAGGCGGGTGGAGGCCAGGGACAGCACGCCGACGCCGATCACGAGCAGCACGCCGATCGCGGAGGCGACGTCCGGGTTCCCCTGCTGGATGCCCTTCTGGTAGATCATCAGCACCGGCGAGGTGGAGGCGCCATCAGGTCCGCCGCCGCTGGTCAGCAGGTACGGCTCGGTGAACAGGTTCGCGCCGGTGATGATCGAGAGGATCAGCACGAGCATCGTGGTGGCGCGCAGGCCCGGCACCGTGATGTGTCGGAAGCGCTGCAGGATCCCGGCCCCGTCGGTCGAGGCGGATTCGTACAGCTCCTTCGGCACGTTCTGGAGCGCGGCGAGGTACAGCAGGATGTAGAACCCCAGCTGCTTCCACGTCACGTACAGGGCGATCGACGGCATCGCGAGGGCGTCGTTGACCAGCCACGAAGGATCCGGGGCGAGCGGTCCGAGGATCGTGTTGACCAGACCGTCCTGCGAGAACAGCAGCATCCACACGCCGATCAGCGAGACGCTCGCCGTCACGTACGGCACGTAGAACGCCACGCGGAAAGCACCGGCCCAGCGGGTGACCGCGTTCAGGGCCGACGCGAACCCCATCGACAGGATGACCGTGAGTGGCACGTTGATCACGAGGAACACCGCGATGTTGCCGAAGGACTGCAGCACGCGGGGATCGGTGAGCGCGATGCGATAGTTCTCCAGCCCGACGAACGGGTGGTCCATGTCCATGCCGGGGGCGGTGAACACGTAGTCGAAGAACGAGATGTACACGGCGTAGGCCAGCGGATACGCCATCACGGCGGCGAGGAACACGATGTACGGCAGGGAGATCCCCAGACCGAGAGGCTGCTTCCCGAGCAGCCGACGCAGCGGGCTCGCCGGGGGTCGTAGGGGCGGGGCGGTATCGGGGGTGGTCATCGTGCTCCCTTCTGGACCAACGCATCGATCTGCTCGGCGGCATCGTGCAGGCCGTCCGTGACCGACTTCTTTTCGAAGATCGCGGAGGCGGAGAACTCGTCGCGGAACCGCTGCCAGATCTCGATGGCGCCGGACAGGTAGGGCACGTCGGCCACTCGATCGGCCTGATCGGCGAAGCTCGTGTAGTCGGGATGCTCGGCGAAGTAGTCCGGGTAGGTGGCGAGCAGGTCGGTGCGCAGAGGCATCTGACCGGAGAGCTCGAGCAGCTTGCCGTCCCACTCCTCGCTGGTGGCGAAGGAGAGGAACTCCCAGGCCGTGAGCCGATTCCGACTCGAGCTGAACATCGCGACGTTCTTGGAATCCGCGAAGGTGATGGTCTCCTCAGGGGCGATGCCGTCCGCACTGGGAACCGGCATGAATCCGTAGTCGAGCTGATCCTTGTAGGTGGCGATCGCCCACGGCCCTGCCAGCTGCATCGCGGTGGTGCCCATCGTCATCGCGTCGTCCGTGGACTCCTCCCGTGGAGCGAGCTCTTCCTCGTACATCGCGCGCCACAGCTCGGCGACCGCCAGGCCGTCGGGGGAGTCGAACGTGGTCGCGTCATCCTCTACGAGGAGCGTGCCGTGGGTCTGGGCGAGGTACATCGGGTAGAAGTCGAACCACGGCTGGTAGAAGTCGCTCGTGGGTGCGGGCCAGACGGCTGATGCCGAGGCACCTGAGCTGACGATCTGCCGTGAGCCCTCGAGGAAAGTCTCGAAGGTGTCCATTCCCGGGGACCCTGGATCGATCCCGGCGGCCGCGAAGATCTCCTTGTTGAACATGACCATCACCGGGTTGGACTTCCAGGGCAGCTGGTAATAACCGCCCTGGCCTCCGTCCTCGGCGTAGTCGCGGGCGCGCTGTCCGGTGCGGCTCTCGATGTGCTCCCGGCCGCCCTCGAACGTGGTCAGATCGACCAGGCCGCCGGCGCGCACCCAATCGGGCAGCGCTGCCGGGGACGCGTTGAAGACGAGATCTGCGGTGGTGCCGGCCACGATCGCGGCGGAGATAGCCTCCTCCGAGCTGGCTCCGGCAGGGACCTCCTGCAGCGTGACCTGCTCATCGGGATGCTCGGCGTTCCAGGCGGCGGTGACCGCCTCGCCCCAGGCGAGCTCCTGCTCGTTGTTGGAGACCCAGATCCGGATGGCGCCACGGGTTGTCGCCGCCTGCTCAGCGTCGACCGCGCTGCGTGAGCAGGCTCCTGCGGCGAGGGTCGGAGGAACTGCGAGTGCTGTGGCGCCGAGAGCGCGCCGGGTGAGAGTCATCGTCGATCTCCTCGGTGGTGGGGGTGGTCGTGGTGGTGGGCGGATCGTCAGGGTCGAGAGGGCGGAGCGATGCTGCCTCGGCGCACGACGACAGTGCCGTCGACGAGGACGGAGCGGCGTGCATCGCCGCCGAGCGCCGCCAGCAACGTGCGGGCCGCGACGGCGCCCCGCACATCGGCCCCGGTGGAGACGCTGGTCAGCCCGGGGGAGAGGTGCGCGGAGAGCTCACTGTCGTCGAAGCCCGTGACGGAGAGGTCCTCGGGGATGCGCAGCCCGGAGCTGCGCGCGTAGGAGAGGCCGGCGATCGCCATCACGTCGTTCGCGTAGACGATCGCCGTCGGCCGGTCGTCGCCGTCGAGCAGTGCAGCGGTCGCATCACGACCGGAGGCGGCCGTGAAGTCGCCCTCGACGATGCGGTCGGGAAGGAGGCCATGGCGGGTCATCGCGGCCGCGAAGGCGTCCCGGCGCGCTACGGCGTGGACGTAGCGCAGAGGCCCGGAGACGTGTGCGATGCGGGAGTGGCCGGCCTCGATGAGCAGCTCCACGAGCTCGCCGACGGCGGCGGCGTCCTCGGTGTAGACCACGGGAGTGCCGACGGGATCATTCTCGTGCGGCGGCTCCGCGCTGAGCATCACGGCGGTCAGTCCCAGCTCGCGGACGAGATTGGGGCGGCGGTCGCCCTGCTCCACATCGAGCAGGATCACTCCATCGACGCGTCCCGCGGCAAAGCGCTCGTAGGCCGCCGTCTCAGCGTCCTCATCAGCAACGACGTTGAGCATCAGACCCATCCCGGCCTCGGCGAGGACGGCCTCGCAGCCGGCGAT encodes the following:
- a CDS encoding carbohydrate ABC transporter permease, giving the protein MTTPDTAPPLRPPASPLRRLLGKQPLGLGISLPYIVFLAAVMAYPLAYAVYISFFDYVFTAPGMDMDHPFVGLENYRIALTDPRVLQSFGNIAVFLVINVPLTVILSMGFASALNAVTRWAGAFRVAFYVPYVTASVSLIGVWMLLFSQDGLVNTILGPLAPDPSWLVNDALAMPSIALYVTWKQLGFYILLYLAALQNVPKELYESASTDGAGILQRFRHITVPGLRATTMLVLILSIITGANLFTEPYLLTSGGGPDGASTSPVLMIYQKGIQQGNPDVASAIGVLLVIGVGVLSLASTRLTKES
- a CDS encoding extracellular solute-binding protein → MTLTRRALGATALAVPPTLAAGACSRSAVDAEQAATTRGAIRIWVSNNEQELAWGEAVTAAWNAEHPDEQVTLQEVPAGASSEEAISAAIVAGTTADLVFNASPAALPDWVRAGGLVDLTTFEGGREHIESRTGQRARDYAEDGGQGGYYQLPWKSNPVMVMFNKEIFAAAGIDPGSPGMDTFETFLEGSRQIVSSGASASAVWPAPTSDFYQPWFDFYPMYLAQTHGTLLVEDDATTFDSPDGLAVAELWRAMYEEELAPREESTDDAMTMGTTAMQLAGPWAIATYKDQLDYGFMPVPSADGIAPEETITFADSKNVAMFSSSRNRLTAWEFLSFATSEEWDGKLLELSGQMPLRTDLLATYPDYFAEHPDYTSFADQADRVADVPYLSGAIEIWQRFRDEFSASAIFEKKSVTDGLHDAAEQIDALVQKGAR
- a CDS encoding LacI family DNA-binding transcriptional regulator; translation: MHGARPTIGDVAHAAGVSKGTVSLAYSGKRPVAEETRRRIFAAAETLRWTASSSAQALATSRTSTIGLVIARRPEIIATDTFFPRFIAGCEAVLAEAGMGLMLNVVADEDAETAAYERFAAGRVDGVILLDVEQGDRRPNLVRELGLTAVMLSAEPPHENDPVGTPVVYTEDAAAVGELVELLIEAGHSRIAHVSGPLRYVHAVARRDAFAAAMTRHGLLPDRIVEGDFTAASGRDATAALLDGDDRPTAIVYANDVMAIAGLSYARSSGLRIPEDLSVTGFDDSELSAHLSPGLTSVSTGADVRGAVAARTLLAALGGDARRSVLVDGTVVVRRGSIAPPSRP